One genomic segment of Paraburkholderia phymatum STM815 includes these proteins:
- a CDS encoding VOC family protein: MNQPQSPGNAAEPRFEGLSAVTLATHNMERAVAFYQALGFPLSYGGPRESFTSFGFGGTYLNLILDTRGPVLWWGRVIVHVSDVDAVYRKALAAGYSPEAAPADATWGERYFHIRDPDGHEVSIAKRL, encoded by the coding sequence ATGAACCAGCCTCAATCACCTGGCAATGCCGCGGAGCCGCGATTCGAAGGACTGAGCGCGGTCACGCTTGCGACCCATAATATGGAGCGCGCCGTTGCGTTCTACCAGGCGCTGGGATTTCCGCTGTCGTATGGCGGACCACGCGAGTCGTTCACGTCCTTCGGCTTCGGAGGCACCTATCTGAACCTGATCCTCGACACGAGAGGACCCGTGCTGTGGTGGGGGCGCGTGATCGTGCATGTGTCCGACGTGGATGCGGTGTATCGCAAGGCGCTTGCGGCGGGATACAGCCCGGAGGCGGCACCTGCCGATGCAACATGGGGCGAGCGCTATTTTCATATCCGCGATCCGGATGGACATGAAGTCAGCATTGCCAAACGGCTCTAA
- the ggt gene encoding gamma-glutamyltransferase, with product MKLIDKAKFSATALSLAGLLTASAGFLESAPAYAKTPSTQQPVLNASAVAVADKYSADAAEQIFKEGGNAVDAAVAIAFTLAVTYPEAGNIGGGGFMTLYVNGQPYFIDYRERAPLAATRNMYLDDQGNVIKGKSLVGYDAVGVPGTVAGMWEAQHRFGKLKWKQVLAPAIGYARDGFEVDAQLAKRRENAEKDFAGKTNFDTYFGNLKEGVNFKQPDLAAVLMRIADQGARDFYHGKTADLIASSMKGHGLITKRDLQEYKAVWRQPVQANWNGYRVITAPPPSSGGIGLVQLLKMKADLKSDFAGIDLNSPQYIHLISEIEKRVFADRAQYLGDPDFYKVPIAQLTNDEYIARRASEVNPSAPSDTKSVVAGLGMSMPEKAETTHFSVVDKWGNAVSNTYTINGYFGSGVVAQGTGIVLNDEMDDFASKPGVPNMFGVVGSDANSIEPTKRPLSSMTPTILTKDGKVSLVIGTPGGSRIFTSIFQVINNVYDFNMPLKEAVGAMRFHHQLLPPNTIFWEPYAPIGGALAEQVEAKGYKLQAQGFNGDIQAIKIDGETPEAVSDPRGRGVTRVIP from the coding sequence TTGAAACTAATCGATAAGGCAAAGTTCTCTGCAACAGCACTGAGTCTCGCCGGACTGTTGACTGCCTCAGCCGGCTTTCTTGAATCCGCGCCCGCTTACGCAAAAACACCTTCTACACAGCAGCCCGTACTGAACGCATCGGCTGTCGCGGTGGCGGACAAGTACAGCGCTGATGCAGCGGAACAGATTTTCAAGGAGGGCGGCAACGCGGTCGATGCCGCCGTCGCCATTGCGTTCACGCTGGCCGTCACCTACCCCGAGGCGGGCAATATCGGCGGCGGCGGTTTCATGACCTTGTATGTGAACGGCCAGCCGTATTTCATCGACTACCGGGAGCGTGCGCCGCTGGCTGCGACACGCAACATGTATCTCGACGATCAGGGCAACGTGATCAAAGGCAAGAGCCTGGTCGGCTATGACGCGGTGGGCGTGCCGGGCACCGTTGCCGGCATGTGGGAAGCGCAGCATCGATTCGGCAAGCTGAAATGGAAGCAGGTTCTCGCGCCCGCGATCGGGTATGCGCGCGATGGCTTCGAAGTCGACGCGCAACTGGCAAAGCGGCGAGAGAATGCCGAGAAGGATTTTGCGGGCAAGACGAACTTCGATACCTATTTCGGCAATCTGAAAGAGGGCGTCAATTTCAAACAGCCGGATCTCGCCGCCGTATTGATGCGCATCGCGGATCAGGGGGCGCGCGACTTCTATCACGGCAAGACGGCCGACCTGATTGCGTCGTCGATGAAAGGGCATGGCCTGATCACGAAGCGCGATCTGCAGGAGTACAAGGCCGTGTGGCGTCAGCCGGTGCAGGCGAACTGGAACGGGTACCGCGTGATCACTGCGCCGCCGCCGAGTTCGGGTGGCATTGGACTCGTACAGTTGCTGAAGATGAAAGCGGATCTGAAGAGCGATTTCGCAGGCATCGATCTGAATTCGCCGCAGTACATTCACCTCATTTCGGAAATCGAAAAGCGGGTTTTCGCAGATCGCGCGCAATATCTCGGCGACCCGGATTTCTACAAGGTGCCCATCGCCCAACTGACTAACGACGAATACATCGCAAGACGTGCATCGGAAGTCAATCCGTCTGCGCCGTCGGACACGAAGAGCGTGGTCGCGGGCCTCGGCATGTCGATGCCTGAGAAGGCGGAGACGACGCATTTCTCGGTGGTCGACAAATGGGGCAACGCCGTTTCGAACACGTATACGATCAATGGCTATTTCGGTTCGGGTGTGGTGGCGCAAGGCACGGGCATTGTCCTGAATGACGAAATGGACGACTTCGCATCGAAGCCTGGCGTGCCGAACATGTTCGGCGTGGTGGGCAGCGACGCGAATTCGATCGAACCGACGAAGCGCCCATTGTCCTCGATGACGCCAACCATTCTGACGAAGGACGGGAAGGTGTCGCTGGTCATTGGCACACCCGGCGGATCGCGCATCTTCACGTCGATTTTCCAGGTGATCAACAACGTCTACGACTTCAACATGCCGCTGAAGGAAGCGGTTGGCGCAATGCGCTTTCACCATCAGTTGCTGCCGCCGAACACGATTTTCTGGGAGCCGTACGCACCCATCGGTGGCGCGCTTGCCGAGCAAGTGGAGGCGAAGGGCTACAAGCTGCAGGCGCAGGGCTTCAACGGCGACATTCAGGCGATCAAGATCGACGGCGAAACGCCGGAAGCCGTATCCGATCCGCGCGGACGTGGCGTGACGCGAGTGATACCCTGA